The region gtggggtgtacgcgacccgcgtagatttgtccgtaaaattccttcacaaacatttcccaagatactatactagcaggagggaacttgaagaaccactcctgggcagtgtcagacagtgtcgctggaaagatccggcagcgggcatcttccgacactttctgtatatccatttgtatctcaaacttattaatgtgagatactgggtctccgtacccgtcaaagttcggcaatgttggcatcttgaacttactgggggtttcagccgcagcaatcctctgtacaaagggagtgcccctcctcctattgTACTCAATATCCCCTGATCAGTTGCTGTaccgcctggttcagagcatcaatctgagcctgaacagcttctagGATTGTTGGGGCCACCGGTGCtgggggagcgtactcgtcgtgcctctcacggcggtcgttaagtacgtcccttaaatcatcgtctctatgtctctgctcgctaactcctagccgactAAAGAGGTTctgttgcctgggttgccccccaatattgtggctagctggcctattttctctaggtggggggcttctgcctccacctttttcttcatttctccgtCCAGCATTTCCTTTGCCAgaatcggcttcattatagtcatggccatctctaaattgtggctgactacggcgTGACCAGCTGTTCATGCTATTTCCTTTTtgggctggcatctcccgagagTCAGGGGGAGGTCTATGCTGGTCGTTGGTTCCCCGTGCATTGCTATGTCGTGAGGGGctcctgaccgcagagcctgactcgatgttccttctATTGGTGGAAGGACtctgtcccctgctcggtagattcagctcttcatcccctgggcgtctagggctgcggggcggttgcccgaccctattctgcctcgggcgctggggattgcctcgaccagtctgagatggaggctgctgctcaggatccctaggtgggacatcatcctgagccacaggcggctgctccggcctttgagggcttgccggctggagcggagggctaggattgggacctttTTGAGGTGGCACATTCGGCGACTGATCTGGCtaggaggctggcgcagcctgactCCGAGCCGATTAGATGAAtgcttcaagagcggccatggcatccctctgccgatgaTCCATTTctgcctgccgctcactcagcttctggcactggcgttctatttctctttgctgcagcgccattgtctccgcaacattctccttattggccctcagattagccaactcatcctgcaacacccctagcgttgccctcagcatttcagaatctaactccttctcttcaaactccaaatgtggttcattctcagccacatttgggggaggaggttgggatggtgcagtgccagcggcctgtccagtcttcttggatgtttttgccattagattttcttacagtttttcgttaaactctcaatgaaagcactagaatattgacccttgatttggccaacgacatggagtcaaatgtatgacaaaagataaaacgacaattaagaatttaatataatggaaaagaagaaaacaccaaggatttatagtggttcggccccaaagaatggtaatgacctacgcccacttagtgctattattaatattgaatctcaaagtcgtgatcaaagaactagggttcttgagtttcacaaactttgaaagaattacaataaaacgatgaataatcacactatagctctctttctcttaatacttagcaaaaagattcagagatcaaaaagtcccctccttgagctatttcatgcatatttataggctcaaggagggttacatgggccaatgggccttaactttccttaatcaccgcgtatcaaggtaataaagaggaaatattcaatgcaattattataggattacaatcttagaaggaaataaatcaaattatacgactagcctggtcgtatctaatagttaagccctgacgaagtgatgtgcctctggtcgataatcgaacagcacttccgccacgtgtgagaaatccttgccacatcatcagcagccatttttcGGGTAAATAGAGCTAATCCTAAAATCCAAGGGACATCATCCTTATGAATGACTTCTGTAACTCTAGACTTGTTCCAAGTGCCATCAGAATTTTTTAGCCAATTTACTCGGGTATCTTTAGGAACGCAAGCTGGCTGCCTGAGAGTGAAAGACTTCGCTCTAGGGATCCATTTGTATTCATTAATTCACACATTAGCACCAGATCTAACACACCAATGAACACCATTAACTAATAAGTCTCAGCCCCAAATTAGACCCCTCCAAATGTAGGATAGGAACTTTGGGAATTTATATTAGCTTCAAGAAAAGAGCTAGAGGAAAAGTAACTCTCCTTAAGAACTCTAGCTAAAAGAGACTCAGGTCTAGATTATTTTCCAACCTTGTTTATACAAAAGAGCCTTGTTAAAGTCTTCCAATTGACGAAAGCCTAATCCTCCATGACTCTTAGGCttactgatggacccaaaacgggtatgttttaaatatgtaaatcgcaagcgcatgaatcgttcatatagaatagtgatcgtgtaagcaaggatgttgaACACAAATGAGTTGTCGAAAAtcaaaagaaaactattttaaaccaaaattaataaattctaacctagctccaaagattgatgagaatttgtgacaagaaaaccaaataagagacaataataaagaaattaaagacaatatataaacataaattaataatagaaatcaagatggtaaaagaagattattaaggtattagaatctacaaaatataagttctataatatttataagtacattgattcccaaattACTATAtaattgtaggatttatcttcacttttaaaattataatttcaaagcatttagtgtaaatcaatctaatgaaataacaaataaatcaatgaacattatttataaggcaaaacataatatttttgttctaagcattggatgtgtacaatttaatgacacatcttacacaaagaatattatgtttttgcactaatgaagaacaaagtgtaaatatgtgctaacaatccaaaatacatgatatttaagatgaaataagatatttgaagaagaaaatccataaactttattgcacaaaatgagaaatcaacacacaacataaatactatctagttacatattgtttcatcatcaccttaataatcttaaaaagattagaaactcataactagaataaaaaatacaaactaaaaattacaaacataaataggaaaatttggaggatgaacccccaaaattttcctctaaaaacatatagaaaatttacaacaaagaagaagaagaaaatggagaggtcttgaaagtgtagaatgtgtagtgtaacctcctaAAATCAAGCACccaactcccttatttatagccaaaaaaagtgtattaaaataataaatttaaattgattaaattaaatttgaaatgatgAATAATATGACATATAGGAGTAAATTGTAggatgtaatgatgatgttttggggtaaaatgtgtagaaaattttgggtaaaaaaatagtatttttggcaaaggggacaagggtacaaaagtgagcttttgttgggctcaaaaaaatAAGAAAAGGCAACTTTGGGCAGGGGAGCAGCTGGAGTGTTTCAGATTGGGCCTTGGGGCTGCTTGTTGGGCTGAGTTGAAGGCTGAATGGAGGAGATGAAGGGTTCGGCTGGGCAGCTGGAGGGCTGGCTTCTTCAGGCCTGGGCAGATGCGGCCCAGGGAGCTGGGAGGAGCTGCAGGAGTGAAGGCTTCGGTGGGTGCTTCTTTGGCTGGGCAGCTGGGAAGTGTGAAGCGTTGGGAGCAGCTGGGTGTGATGGGCTACTGAAGAGTGGCAGGTGGGTTGTGGCATTGGTTGAGGAGCAGCAAGGAAGAGTCAGGCATTGGGGAGGAAACAACTTCGGCTGGCAGGTGGGCTGGAGAAAGGGCCAGGCGGGCCTGGGAGGTTGGCTGGAGTGGGCTGCGTGGGCCAAGGGGCTGAGGCAGACGGGCTGGGCCGAATGGAGGGCCTGGGCTTCATTTTCCTCTATTTTCTTTCTTCACAAATACCACTTTTGATTTCCTTACTTTTTCCAAAAATTCAACATAATTCCTACAACATAAAGATAAAttaaatcacaatcaaatattttcaattataaataaatcatattaattatttaaaaatattgattataacttaatttaatgtagcatttaagttcaaaagaattatatttttaacttctaacttaacaatattaattataaataattaaactacaacatattataataaaatatctaaaaaaacatataaaaatctggaaaattacaataagactaataaatacaaaattacttaaaaacttaataaattacttaaaaactcaagaattaagcaacaattagcacataaaaagtggtaaaataactctattttgtagagttatcacttacATAAATGATTCCATTTACACCAATGCATCTTTCTCTTATTTGTAGTAGACCCCCACCAAAATCTAGCTTCCATGGATTGTAACTCATAAAGAAGACGTTTGGGTAACTTGAAACAACTCATGATGTAACAAGGTAAGGCTTGTATGACTGCTTTGATAAGGATTTCCATGTCTGCTTGTGAAAATAGGTTAGACTTCCAGCTTTGAAGTTTGTTCCAAACTTTAGTTTTTAGGCTAGCAAAGACATCCCTTTTCCTTCGGTCTACAAAGGCAGGCATTCCCAAATAAGTAGCATGGCACTCCACCAATTTAACGCCTAAGAAGTTTGCAATAGTAGCCCCTTCCTCTTTTTGTACTTGTTTTCCAATACACAACTCAGACTTGTCAAAGTTAATATATTGGCCTAAAAGTTTAGCATAAGTTGCTAGTATTACTGCCAATACTTTGCCTTCAACCAAAAAAGCATCAAAAAAGATAAAGCTATCATCCACAAAGAATAAATGAGAGAGTCTAAGACCATTCTTACCAAACTTGAGACCATGGAGTTGATTAGCTCTTTCAGCTTCATGAATAAGCAAGTGAGACTTTCAACACAAATAAGGAAGAGATAAGGAGAGAGAGGATCTCTCTAACGAAGACCTCTTTGAGGGATAACTTTGCCTTGGATAGTCCCATTAATCAAGAATGAATAGGACACCAAGCTAATGCACTTCATCAACTTTTGGACCCATTTCTCATCATAACCCAAACACTTCATCATAGCTTCAATAAAATACCATCCCACTCTATTGTAGGCTTTAGACATATCAAGCTCAAGGGCCACTTTCTTACCATTGCCAAATCTTCCTTTCTTCATGCTATGCAACCTTTCAAACCCAATGATTGCATTTTCTTGAATGAGTCTTCCTTCAATAAAAGCACTTTGATTCTTTGAAATTACGCCATGTAAGCTAGCTTTCATCTGATGAGCCAAACATTTCGAAATGACTTTATAGACCACATTACAAAGGTTGATGGGCCGATACTCAGTAATCCGAAGGGGATTTTTATTTTTAGGGATGAGACAAATGAGGGTATCGTTAATGGCACTACAATCAACATCCTCATTTAGTATGTCAAGGAAAACTTTAGTAACCGATGACCCAATAGATCCCAGTTTTGATGATAGAAAGCACCTGGAAAGTCTGCTCCTGGGGCTTTGAGAGGATGTATTTGGAAGACAGCCTCTTTAATAACTTCAGCTATGAATGGAGTAAGGAGAGACTCATTGGCTTGGTAGCTAAGACAATTTGGGTCACACCTTTGTATTCTATCGATAAACTCCGACTGCTGTTTATTGTAAGTAGCTTTTTGAAGTGATCACAGATAGTTTCAGTCATTCATTCTTTGTTACTTCGCCACTTAAGGTTATCATCAAAAATACCTTTTATTTCATTTTTCCGTAGTCTCTTGGTAGCTTGCTGATGGAAATAACAGATATTTTTATCCCCATGATGTAACCAATGCTCTACTCCTCTGTTTCCAAAAGATTTCTTCCTTGTCCAGTAGCACATCCAGCTTCCTTTCTAGTTGTTTCACAGTAAGCCAATTAGTAATATGCGAAGAATGAGAAAGTGAGTTGATTTTATCTTTAAGCTCTTTTATATTGTACTGTAAATCACTTTTACATCTTCTATTCTACGAGTTAAGCTTTTGGCCACAAGTCTTCAAACATTGACGAAGTTGATTGTAGGTTGTGATTTTCTCATAATCGCACCAAGAATTTGCAATAATCTTTTGGCTTTCACTACTATCAGCCCAAGCATATCCAAAGTGAAACCGAGATCCCTAAGTCGAAGAAGCAAAAGAGGTCTGCTGAGtattatagagaagaagaatggGACAATGATCTAAATTCCACTGCGACAAGTGACGAATATTGGAAACCACAAATAGCTTAGACCACTCCAGATTGCAAAACACTCTATCCAGTCTCTCAAAAATCAGATTGTTATTTCTCCCATTGCACCAAGTGAATAGACCATTCTTGAGATGGATTTCTTTCAAGTGacaattgtaatgtcccaaattccctaatgtggcttagtacccgaattagggggtcaggagggccataattgatttaatgcattattatgtgattatatgcatgattatgtgaattatattattatatgatgataattacatgcatgtgggcccacttcttataagaagggcattttcgtaattttggtcgttgagggcgtatttgtatatttatgtgcatgtatatgAAATATGaatgagaccacatcattatgtggatatttttgagctattcggcatgagacgatcctaggatgcaagttagcagtttggtcataacggggttaattaccgggctcggggtgagcctaggggtaaatttgtatttagtacattaccgggaatgaacaagtaatgggatatgatttaataattatttgaggatattgggagtgacgagaattggaggacgttaattatgattaacgtgaTAGGTGGGAAACGAAAATTTTGCCCTTGCTTAGATTTGAAGCCTTTAGATAGCCctaagggcaatttggtcatttagaCCATTGGATATATTCAGCCAAGGAAGGTTGTAGAATACACAGGTAGCAAAACAGAGGTTCtcttctcatctctctctctctctctctctctctctctctctctctctctctcggttagcATTTGAGGCAAGCTAGAAGATTTGAAGCCTAAGGTTTTGAGGCTTGAGAGTTTAGGTTTGTGTTGCAGCTATTGAAGGGATTTAATTCGcaattgaggtaaggaattctaaGTTTAAACCTTTATTTTTACTCTATTTTTAAGGTGGTTTATAAGCTTGAGATTTTGATCTTAGAAGTGAGTGTTTAATGGTGTTGAAAGGCTTGGGTTTTATAgctagtgtaatgacccaactactctagacttttggaccattaacgaaaactatacataaacactaatctttaataaatctttacaagtgaaaagaccataactttattaagaaacttgtaaaaataaaagttaaacttacataaaatatcaagcaggatatgggatcccattgttttaaaatcaaaacatgacataattaaaaagagatttacataataaaatgcggaaaaatacatgtaaaaaaaccataagaaacaaaactacatcctcgaatcgaaacgctcggctcttgaatccattcctcctcaatacacattctccaagcttccaagaacctttcccaccactaagactattttcctgcacatataaacaaaaaggagtgagcctaatgcccagcaaggaaaatctaacacatagtccatatacataaatttcataaaaacataaaaaaaacataacataacactcatatgacatacatactataatggccattattacttggggtcccatagactaaacaagtcatatgcccattagattagtggggtcttgctagctaagcaagtcatatgcccataatctatttggggcttgttagtcatataggtcatatgcccaagcctacaagcatacttaacataacatatttcataacataaaaatcataagataacatataaaacatataacatataaattctatcttattttccttaccaaaattaccgggatatgaggacagagttgggactttggaacactcctaaaaaccatttgtaacagagtgagtactttgaagaaaagaaatgaaaggaatggaaggactataccattgagaatatacttaccaaaaacttatgtgcaagttcttagatttcctaaccaaaataaagaataaggttagaaggctgagtagaagaatatgagaacttaaataaaataataccaatgaactagagtgtgggaataccttgaagacttgtaagaccaatctaaaccttgaaccgaaatgctataaaaccttacttcccaagtgtttgataagcttatgatgatcaagcttatgattcccaacccaagtgtttacactctcacaatcacctagcaacttgcagcctctgaacttagagtaatagatgaataaatggctgggtactaggtcctatttatagagtttaggaatgaaaagatctcatttaacttgaataaaaataatggctttttatgtgaaaataatttgaattatcgttcagcagaggctgaagactcgttcagaaaggtgctggacttatcaagaggttgaaggtttgaatggaaaacgatttcaaaaactttcaaattatgttgagaggggcgatatatcgccccctgtaggcgatatatcgcctgggccaatatgcccgaggcaatcgtgcaatgtttcgtgtttttcgtatcttcgtgctgcgatatatcgccccctatagctgcgatatatcggcatacgctgattatttaaacatgaaattacacatttttagcttaatttgaattgagtaaacagccttgactaagccctttcgttttcaaagctgctgactgaccttagagcattcaaattttacccttaatatatttaatcctcaaaatacttaatcattaataaacccatacatagcatgtgctattatctaattggttcttatctaaaccttataatataataattattaccttcaatatcagtcatattaatcaaaccttaggttaaaattaatattcttaaactataggttaaacttagaaaatctacaagtactactatgagtgtccaaataaatcccggtctgaaccaaaaatccacagttataacaataatactactataactattatactactatctaactagctaagtaaagttcttggactctatagCTAGATTGGCGATAATGTTGTATTAATGTTTGGTTATGATATTGGGATTTGTTTGAtgagttttggctgaggtttagattgagaaaaatgcaggggagctgggtacgcggggtcaagtcgcgaccgagttcatgcaagttgtGACTTGAGTGAACCCCAGGGACTTCATTGAGCTATGCTTGGCAAGGATGTTGTGGCCCTTAAGGATAAGTTGCGGCCTGCCCCTGGCACCCAAATaaggggctctctgtcttgggggcacgCTGTGGCCCGCTTGTCCTCTTTGAGCTAGGATGGGTTTTTGTTTAGTCTTAGGCGTGAGTTTCGAATTTCAaagctcgagatcgaatctactaaccgttttagtaggattcgaggtcctgagggctgggttttagtccatgaaccttttattactctttttattgatgggatttcatctttggttatgattaggtgatcgctaatggcctaaggacaggatcgttctcaagggtcgttctttatttattttacgctcaagtctgaggtaagaaaactgcacccagtatgtgacatacatgattattgatgaggcatgttgagtgctctatatatggacattggttgcattgtaaatgcctgacaacattgtttacttgtgaatggcaatgacttattagt is a window of Humulus lupulus chromosome 4, drHumLupu1.1, whole genome shotgun sequence DNA encoding:
- the LOC133832130 gene encoding uncharacterized protein LOC133832130; translated protein: MKASLHGVISKNQSAFIEGRLIQENAIIGFERLHSMKKGRFGNGKKVALELDMSKAYNRVGWYFIEAMMKCLGYDEKWVQKLMKCISLVSYSFLINGTIQAERANQLHGLKFGKNGLRLSHLFFVDDSFIFFDAFLVEGKVLAVILATYAKLLGQYINFDKSELCIGKQVQKEEGATIANFLGVKLVECHATYLGMPAFVDRRKRDVFASLKTKVWNKLQSWKSNLFSQADMEILIKAVIQALPCYIMSCFKLPKRLLYELQSMEARFWWGSTTNKRKMHWCKWNHLCK